The DNA segment ATGCGTCGACTTCGCTATCGCAAGGCATGAAGTCAATGTCAGCGATCTCGCCAACCCAGTCGGCGGTCCGTGAATCGGCGGCCGCTGCCTTCAGAAAATAGCTGCCGGCCCGGCTCCGCAGGTTTTTTGCTTTCCCTACGTAGATGACTCGCCCGGCGACATCTTTCATCAAATAGATCCCGGGCGTCTGTGGAAAAGACTTAACCTTTTCCGCTGCGCGTCGGTTGCCAATTCCAATTGGCGGTGTGGGATCCTGGGGTGTCATTCAAAAACCTTTTTTAGGGCTATTATCAGGCAGCGATCCCTAAAGGCAAGGTTTCCCGCTCAGAGAGAGAAGGAATCCGAACCGATTGGCGGGAAGTGACCAGCCCCCAGAAAACGATTTTCCAGCCGCACGGCAGAAGGGCCAAGCGGATTTTTTGACAGCCCCCCAATTCGGTTTAAGGGCTGTCCTGTTTTGCCTAGGTCAGATGGCTAGCAAGCGAATTGATTCCGCCGGCTAGCCACTTCTGTTGGCGTCCGAAGGGTTGGTAGGGGAATGTATTGATAGGAACACCCCCTACCGCTCTATCGTAGCGAACGCGGTCACCTGTCGGTTACTTCTCAGCCTGCGGTGCTTCTGCCGCTTTCTGGAAATCGCCCGCAACGGCGATCACCAATTTGTCGACGTCGATGAATTCGCGTAATGCGGCATTCACCTGGTCGACGGTCAGGGCTTCGATGCTCGCTTCATTTTCCTGGTAATAGTCCATCGTCCGCTGATTGAAGATCGTGGACATTAGGGTGGATGTCAACGATTTGTCGTTGGTGCGTTGGACTCGCTGGCCATCTAAGTAGGCTTTTTTGGCGCGAGCCAATTCATCCTCGGTGACACCTTCTTCCAGGACCTTGGCGATTTCTTCCCGGATGGCGACAAGCAGTTTGTCTTTGTTCTCCGGATTGGTGATCGCGTACAGCGTAAAGTCGGTGCGGTCATCCCGTTTGCGGCCCGAGACCATCGAGCGAATCGTGTAGGACAATCCATCTTGCTGGCGAACGCGGTCGGCCAAGCGGCTGCTTAGCGAACCCCCACCTAGGATGAAATTCCCCATCAACAGTGCAGGGTAGCGTTCGTCATCATCCATCAATTCATATTGTTGTTGAGCGAACAACATGGCATTCGATTTGTCCGGCGTTTCGATCTGAGTGACACTGCCGGGAACTTTAGGGTGGGCAGGTCGGCCGAATCGTTCATAGCGATTCGGGACCGCCCAGTCGTCAAGAACGCTGCTCCATTGCTCAGCGGCTTGTTCAGGATCAAAGTCGCCAACCATGACAATTTCGCCTGCGTGATTGCCGATGTAGCCTTCGTAAAGTTCCCGAATCTGTTTGATGGTGACATCTTTATACATCTGAATTTCTTCAGGGATGGTTCGTACGTAGCGGACGTTATCGCTTGAGTACGGAGACAGCTTTCTTCGGACTTCCGTCGGTGCCAGTGCCTGAGGTTCGTTTTGCGAAGCTTCTAGGCTGGTGACGATTTGTCGCCGGAGGACTTCCAGTTCGTCGGCACTCAGGCTGGGGCTTCGCAGTACCTTGCCAACCAAAGCGATGACTTCGGGCACAAATTCTTTTGTCGTGCTGACGTCAACGGTTAACAGCCCAGGGACCGAGTGAATGCTTAGGTCCGCACGTAGACTGGTCAGTTGGTCCTGCAGTTCGCTGTAGGTTAGGTCCGTGGTCCCACGGGCCATCAAAATTCCAAGCAGTTCCGAGGCGGCAATTTTATCGACCAACTTTGTTTCGTTTCCAAAACGCAAAGTTAGTTTCATGTTGACGCTGCCTCCACGAGTCTTTTTGGGGAGAAACGCGTATTGGATGTCTCCGCTTAAAGTGCCGCGTTCGGTTCGTTGTTCGATAACCGCTGGATCGGGATCAAAGGCTTCGCCTTGTTCGATCACTTCGCGACCTTTGTAATCCGCCAATTCGGCCGATAGATTCGGAGCCGCAGGGATATCGATTCGGTCACTTTTTTCACTTGGGATAAACAGACCCACGGTCCGGTTGTTGCGAGTGAAATATTTCTTGGCAGCCGCCTGAACTTCTTCGGTCGTCATGTTTTCAATGCGGTCGCGGAAGAGGAAGTAAAGCCGCCAGTCGCCCTGTGCTGCCCACTCCGAAAGGGAGACTGCGATTTTGTCGCTGTTGGTCGCTTGCAGTTCCCGGTTTTTTAGGATTTGTTGACGGGCGCGATCGACTTCTTTGTCGGTAATCGGGTTTTGCTGCAAATCGGTTTCGATGAT comes from the Roseimaritima multifibrata genome and includes:
- a CDS encoding M16 family metallopeptidase — encoded protein: MNHLVIDLSNYFIDRVGRKMLVLLAAILFTTSLSAQEASMQAPKPVAQIEGISEYKLENGVRVLLFPDPSKELVTVNMTIFVGSRHEGYGEAGMAHLLEHMLFKGTPARPNIPQLLQDRGATFNGTTWMDRTNYYETLPATEENLDFAIALEADRLLNSNILGEDLESEMTVVRNEFERGENSPSGVLMQRIQSAAYDWHNYGQSTIGNRSDIERVPVVRLRRFYKKYYRPDNVMLVVAGKFDTERTLEMIQEHFGSLTRPETPIDGTYTTEPAQDGERTVVLRRVGDVPWVGAAYHIPGSAHEDFAAMKILTYVLGDKPSGRLYTKLVETGMASNVYAMANAFHDPGLFMTLVQIPADASIEAVRTEMLEIIETDLQQNPITDKEVDRARQQILKNRELQATNSDKIAVSLSEWAAQGDWRLYFLFRDRIENMTTEEVQAAAKKYFTRNNRTVGLFIPSEKSDRIDIPAAPNLSAELADYKGREVIEQGEAFDPDPAVIEQRTERGTLSGDIQYAFLPKKTRGGSVNMKLTLRFGNETKLVDKIAASELLGILMARGTTDLTYSELQDQLTSLRADLSIHSVPGLLTVDVSTTKEFVPEVIALVGKVLRSPSLSADELEVLRRQIVTSLEASQNEPQALAPTEVRRKLSPYSSDNVRYVRTIPEEIQMYKDVTIKQIRELYEGYIGNHAGEIVMVGDFDPEQAAEQWSSVLDDWAVPNRYERFGRPAHPKVPGSVTQIETPDKSNAMLFAQQQYELMDDDERYPALLMGNFILGGGSLSSRLADRVRQQDGLSYTIRSMVSGRKRDDRTDFTLYAITNPENKDKLLVAIREEIAKVLEEGVTEDELARAKKAYLDGQRVQRTNDKSLTSTLMSTIFNQRTMDYYQENEASIEALTVDQVNAALREFIDVDKLVIAVAGDFQKAAEAPQAEK